In Stieleria varia, one genomic interval encodes:
- a CDS encoding M23 family metallopeptidase, whose translation MNVRRSFQRPPAFDTWKLEPKSWQVGRFLFTQIPQCSAEASRVAGHTRSGTVRRVIDTFSPGGPCKSNLPFCNIVEIEHDDFSVATYGHLDFRGARVACGDVVERGAPIAISGNSGWTYAPHLHFHVVAEGQRVPTLFEVSTAKGMILVKGRHYTRV comes from the coding sequence TTGAATGTTCGACGCTCATTTCAGCGGCCTCCTGCCTTTGATACCTGGAAGTTAGAACCCAAATCATGGCAGGTTGGCCGCTTTTTGTTTACCCAGATTCCGCAATGCTCCGCAGAAGCCTCGCGGGTTGCCGGTCACACTCGATCCGGAACAGTAAGACGAGTTATTGATACTTTTTCTCCTGGTGGTCCATGTAAGTCAAATCTTCCCTTTTGTAACATTGTCGAAATTGAACACGACGACTTTTCAGTAGCAACTTACGGCCATCTTGATTTTCGAGGCGCGCGAGTTGCGTGTGGAGATGTGGTGGAACGTGGAGCACCGATCGCAATATCGGGGAATTCTGGTTGGACGTACGCCCCCCATCTTCACTTCCATGTTGTTGCCGAAGGACAGCGTGTACCTACATTGTTTGAGGTTTCAACAGCAAAAGGTATGATCCTAGTCAAAGGCAGACACTACACGCGAGTTTAG
- a CDS encoding ISKra4 family transposase, whose translation MSVEHSSDIDNPTSSSFPQSPEQIAEKLQQCGDTIREHVVNASKCGQSFDETERAVWNLVLKTGFLAMELFTKLQGKGDLGDQAVSESGKTLRRSEKPTDTVVRSIFGEHAFQQYTYSPGKNKRIELHPISARMQLPEHRWSYLLQEFSQMFCVESAFNQAADNLELVFGAKFSIDTLEQTSQRMGVQADAFLDDLPTPKKKDEAELLVASADCKGVPLIKDDAAKVAAFETAKKRPGNRRMATVTSAYTVDPYVRTAEQIVAALFRDDKEPGTQSRKSKKKRPRPKHKHTSAHFPATFVDDDTEVPISGIHEGIAWLADQVSVRRKKLQVIILLMDGQQSLWEVAQLHLGDDPLVVPILDIIHVATYVWEASSLFEKSSEKRAAFTRERLLKILRGEVNGVIRGLRRMGSLGKLKGDKLKDLRRICGYFEKHKDRMRYDEYLAAGYPIASGVIEGACGHLVKDRMERSGMRWTLEAARSMLNVRAVFQSDYWDKFCKQRVTELSESTHPNRNMVCHYTPLTMAC comes from the coding sequence ATGAGCGTCGAACATTCAAGCGATATTGACAACCCCACTTCGTCTTCTTTTCCGCAGTCGCCCGAGCAAATCGCCGAGAAACTGCAGCAGTGCGGCGACACCATCCGAGAACACGTCGTCAATGCTTCTAAATGCGGCCAGTCTTTCGATGAAACAGAGCGTGCCGTGTGGAATCTTGTCTTGAAAACCGGCTTTCTGGCGATGGAGCTCTTCACCAAACTCCAAGGCAAGGGGGACCTTGGTGATCAAGCGGTCAGCGAATCAGGCAAAACACTGCGACGCAGCGAGAAACCGACCGACACGGTGGTTCGGTCGATTTTCGGTGAACACGCCTTTCAACAGTACACCTACAGCCCGGGAAAGAACAAGAGAATCGAACTGCATCCGATCAGCGCCCGCATGCAACTGCCGGAGCACCGCTGGTCGTACCTGCTCCAAGAGTTCTCCCAAATGTTCTGCGTCGAATCCGCATTCAACCAGGCCGCTGATAATCTCGAACTCGTTTTCGGAGCGAAATTCTCGATCGACACGCTCGAACAGACCAGCCAGAGAATGGGGGTCCAGGCCGATGCCTTTCTGGACGACTTGCCCACGCCCAAAAAGAAGGATGAAGCCGAGCTTCTCGTCGCTTCGGCCGACTGCAAGGGCGTTCCCTTGATCAAAGACGATGCCGCCAAAGTTGCTGCTTTTGAGACAGCAAAGAAACGGCCCGGAAACCGTCGCATGGCAACGGTCACGAGTGCTTACACCGTCGATCCCTATGTTCGCACAGCCGAGCAAATTGTCGCTGCCTTGTTCCGTGATGACAAAGAACCCGGCACGCAATCACGCAAGAGCAAAAAGAAACGACCGCGGCCAAAGCACAAGCACACATCGGCTCACTTTCCCGCGACCTTCGTGGACGACGATACGGAGGTTCCCATCAGCGGTATCCACGAGGGGATCGCATGGCTCGCAGATCAAGTCAGTGTCCGCCGAAAGAAACTCCAAGTGATCATTCTGTTAATGGACGGTCAGCAGAGCCTCTGGGAAGTCGCGCAGTTACACTTAGGCGACGATCCATTAGTGGTGCCAATCTTGGACATCATTCACGTAGCGACTTACGTGTGGGAGGCTTCGTCATTGTTCGAGAAATCCAGCGAAAAGCGAGCAGCGTTTACGCGGGAGCGATTGCTGAAAATCCTGCGTGGTGAGGTCAACGGGGTGATCCGAGGGCTACGTCGAATGGGTTCGCTTGGGAAACTCAAGGGCGATAAACTCAAAGACCTTCGACGCATCTGTGGTTACTTCGAGAAACACAAGGATCGGATGCGTTACGACGAATATCTTGCTGCAGGCTACCCGATTGCCTCGGGTGTGATCGAAGGCGCGTGCGGGCACTTGGTAAAGGACCGCATGGAACGAAGCGGGATGCGTTGGACGCTGGAAGCTGCACGGAGCATGCTCAACGTGCGGGCGGTATTTCAGAGTGACTACTGGGATAAATTCTGCAAACAGCGAGTCACGGAGTTGAGCGAGAGCACCCATCCAAACCGTAACATGGTCTGCCACTACACTCCGCTTACCATGGCATGTTAA
- a CDS encoding RHS repeat-associated core domain-containing protein, giving the protein MSGYGFAVGTSGYDDEDRLVNWERDDTNLDQSWSLSLVGDWNSITENGSSQSRTHGPTHEILTVASQAVQHDAKGNQTEIPAVLRPGTDPLKMQWDFENKLIGADIDNDSTDDITYQFDALGRRVGRDDGTTAMVYVQSGQQTIADYTSGTAASSPTYTYLYASYIDEPVMRTGGSGNRYFHRNQQYSITALTDTSGTIQERYAYSAYGMLSIFDGSGTVRTSTAEGNRYTYTGREYDEVMDVYHYRARMYDPVVGRFCSRDPIGFLDGMSVYCNYFGLTMQDPYGFFALEPAIVTEIEILIAVIAAGGETVVAALAALRAALMAIQQQVGLRQDW; this is encoded by the coding sequence ATGAGTGGCTACGGATTCGCTGTCGGAACCAGTGGCTATGACGACGAAGACCGCTTGGTGAACTGGGAGAGAGATGACACCAACCTGGATCAATCTTGGAGTCTGTCTCTGGTGGGCGATTGGAACAGCATCACTGAGAACGGCAGTTCGCAGTCACGAACCCACGGTCCAACCCACGAAATCCTGACCGTGGCCAGTCAAGCAGTTCAGCACGATGCCAAAGGTAATCAAACGGAGATCCCAGCCGTGCTTCGCCCCGGCACTGATCCGTTGAAGATGCAATGGGACTTCGAGAACAAACTCATCGGAGCAGACATCGACAACGACAGCACGGACGACATCACGTACCAGTTCGATGCCCTGGGCCGCCGAGTCGGTCGCGACGACGGCACGACGGCGATGGTCTACGTGCAGTCGGGTCAGCAAACGATCGCTGACTACACGTCCGGCACGGCAGCAAGTTCACCGACCTACACGTATCTCTATGCCAGTTACATCGACGAGCCGGTGATGCGAACCGGCGGATCCGGCAATCGCTATTTCCATCGAAACCAGCAATACAGCATCACCGCACTGACGGACACAAGCGGAACCATCCAGGAACGCTACGCCTATTCGGCCTACGGAATGCTCTCGATCTTCGACGGCAGTGGTACGGTACGCACATCGACCGCCGAAGGCAACCGCTACACCTACACCGGCCGTGAGTACGACGAAGTGATGGATGTGTATCACTACCGTGCCCGCATGTACGACCCGGTCGTCGGCCGCTTCTGCTCCAGAGATCCGATCGGTTTTCTCGATGGGATGTCCGTGTACTGCAACTACTTTGGTTTGACCATGCAAGATCCATACGGATTCTTCGCGTTGGAGCCCGCAATTGTTACTGAAATTGAGATTTTAATCGCAGTAATCGCGGCAGGAGGCGAGACTGTAGTCGCTGCATTAGCGGCTCTTCGTGCCGCCTTGATGGCAATCCAGCAGCAGGTTGGATTGCGGCAGGATTGGTGA
- a CDS encoding Gfo/Idh/MocA family protein produces the protein MPNRREILVAALAGCTLPACHVVGAESTHRIRVGQVGTMHAHASGKMSTMRKLDDLFEVVGVVEPDHGARQRAEKNDAYRGLPFVELDQLLETTGLAAVAVETSVSDLVENAVRCLQAGKHIHLDKPAGISMSACREMHAEANRRGLTIQMGYMFRYNPAFTLLFQMVRDGWLGDVTELNGAMGKLAGDSLRRDLAQYSGGGMFELSCHLIDAMVTVLGKPQKVQSYNRRTRPDADSFADNQLAVFEYPNAVATIRCNHIDPFGFARRQFGVAGTKGVFDINPLEPPAARLTLDQARGDYQKGAQDVAFARSPGRYDAEFVDLAKVIRGEKQLAWNSDHDLAVHEAVLAGSGMDVD, from the coding sequence ATGCCCAATCGACGAGAAATCCTGGTTGCCGCCTTGGCCGGTTGCACCCTGCCGGCGTGCCATGTCGTCGGAGCCGAGTCCACCCATCGAATCCGAGTGGGGCAAGTCGGCACGATGCACGCCCATGCCTCGGGCAAGATGTCGACGATGCGAAAGCTCGACGACCTGTTCGAAGTCGTCGGTGTGGTCGAACCGGATCATGGTGCGCGTCAGCGCGCCGAAAAGAATGATGCGTATCGGGGTCTGCCGTTCGTCGAGCTGGATCAGCTTCTCGAAACCACCGGTCTCGCCGCCGTCGCTGTTGAGACATCCGTCAGTGATTTGGTCGAGAACGCGGTGCGTTGCTTACAAGCCGGCAAGCACATTCACTTGGACAAGCCTGCGGGGATCTCCATGTCTGCCTGTCGCGAGATGCATGCCGAAGCAAACCGGCGAGGATTGACGATTCAAATGGGCTACATGTTTCGCTACAACCCTGCGTTCACGCTGCTGTTTCAGATGGTGCGAGACGGTTGGCTGGGCGACGTCACGGAACTCAACGGGGCAATGGGAAAACTCGCGGGGGACTCGCTGCGACGCGATTTGGCTCAGTACAGCGGAGGCGGCATGTTCGAGCTTTCTTGTCACTTGATTGATGCGATGGTGACTGTCCTGGGCAAGCCGCAGAAGGTCCAGTCGTACAATCGACGGACACGGCCCGATGCCGATTCGTTTGCGGACAATCAATTGGCCGTGTTTGAATACCCCAACGCCGTGGCAACCATCCGCTGCAACCACATCGATCCGTTTGGGTTTGCGCGAAGGCAGTTTGGCGTCGCGGGAACAAAGGGTGTTTTCGATATCAACCCGCTGGAGCCGCCCGCAGCTCGACTGACACTTGATCAAGCCCGTGGCGATTACCAGAAAGGAGCACAGGACGTTGCCTTCGCCCGATCACCCGGTCGCTACGACGCCGAGTTCGTTGACTTGGCAAAAGTGATCCGAGGTGAGAAACAACTTGCGTGGAACTCCGACCATGACTTGGCCGTCCACGAAGCCGTCCTGGCTGGAAGCGGAATGGATGTCGACTGA
- a CDS encoding universal stress protein: protein MKVLFASDGSGDSMEAARFIQRLSRHNELDVHVLTVSYAADSVGRTAVQPWSAEWDLKETRRVEELHAELMMMLSQHCRTVVMKRRSGHTVKNILEEANEYQADLIVLGARGHSMLHRVLLGSVSDSVATHAHCSVAVVRPDRPQNLDSADSLTESTASASADGLRIMVGYDQSIGAREAVNELCGIQWGESSSVTLLSVASPPFPFEQDSFAVMEPSWETDEMERVRCGGERMASVVADSIPNTTTQVCRARHPGEAIVDAAQESGSDLVVVGETTHSLIGQWFLGGTSRHVLRHCPCSVWISRHHRQRQETAIDS from the coding sequence ATGAAAGTGCTGTTTGCATCCGATGGTTCGGGCGACTCCATGGAGGCGGCCCGCTTCATCCAACGGCTTTCTCGTCACAATGAGCTGGACGTGCACGTTTTAACGGTTTCCTATGCCGCTGATTCAGTCGGTCGAACTGCGGTGCAGCCGTGGTCTGCCGAATGGGATTTGAAGGAAACACGTCGCGTGGAAGAACTGCACGCGGAGCTGATGATGATGCTCTCACAGCATTGCCGGACCGTTGTGATGAAACGGCGAAGCGGTCACACGGTAAAGAATATTTTGGAAGAGGCCAACGAGTACCAAGCGGATCTGATCGTGCTGGGTGCCCGTGGCCACTCGATGTTGCACCGCGTGTTGCTGGGCAGCGTTTCGGACAGCGTGGCCACTCACGCACACTGCAGCGTCGCGGTGGTCCGCCCGGACAGGCCGCAGAATCTCGACTCCGCCGATTCCTTGACCGAATCCACAGCCAGTGCATCTGCTGATGGACTTCGGATCATGGTCGGCTACGACCAATCGATCGGGGCAAGGGAAGCGGTCAATGAGCTATGCGGCATCCAATGGGGCGAGTCCAGCAGTGTCACTCTACTAAGCGTTGCGTCACCGCCCTTTCCATTTGAACAAGATTCGTTCGCCGTGATGGAACCATCTTGGGAGACGGATGAGATGGAGCGAGTGCGTTGTGGCGGCGAACGCATGGCAAGCGTTGTCGCGGATTCGATTCCAAACACGACGACGCAGGTCTGCCGTGCTCGCCATCCGGGTGAGGCGATCGTGGATGCGGCTCAAGAATCCGGCAGCGACTTGGTGGTCGTCGGTGAAACCACTCACAGTCTGATCGGCCAATGGTTCTTGGGTGGTACCTCAAGACACGTCCTGAGGCACTGCCCATGCAGCGTATGGATCTCACGTCATCACCGTCAGAGGCAGGAAACGGCAATTGATTCATGA
- a CDS encoding TerB family tellurite resistance protein: protein MDQIDAIHKRGRVLEDEYFQRVDAELLSRMRESNEHRTEIEKLMKATGLHDDELFEHMIDIGLNSTNVAALALTPLVFVAWADGSVSPNERQTVISAALRQGVNDCPDAFHLLEQWLQTRPRRELWNVWKDYVTDFYAALAPSTANKFATRLLNQATEVARSSGGVLGFGKISESEQRLLDEICGMLPQHPE from the coding sequence ATGGACCAAATCGATGCCATTCACAAACGAGGTCGTGTGTTGGAAGACGAGTACTTTCAACGAGTGGACGCCGAACTACTGAGCAGGATGCGTGAGTCCAACGAGCATCGCACCGAGATCGAAAAGTTGATGAAGGCCACGGGGTTGCATGATGACGAGTTGTTTGAGCACATGATAGACATCGGGCTCAATTCCACCAACGTTGCCGCGCTGGCGTTGACACCGTTGGTGTTCGTGGCTTGGGCGGATGGCAGTGTTTCTCCCAACGAGCGTCAAACGGTCATCAGCGCAGCCCTACGACAGGGCGTCAATGATTGTCCCGATGCGTTTCATTTGCTGGAACAGTGGTTGCAGACGCGTCCGCGACGAGAGTTGTGGAATGTTTGGAAGGACTACGTCACGGATTTCTATGCCGCCTTGGCGCCCAGCACGGCGAACAAGTTCGCGACTCGACTGCTGAATCAGGCGACCGAGGTGGCACGTTCCAGTGGTGGCGTACTAGGTTTTGGAAAAATAAGCGAATCGGAGCAGCGACTGTTGGACGAAATCTGCGGGATGTTGCCACAACATCCAGAGTGA
- a CDS encoding universal stress protein, which yields MKRVVIATDGSQVSLDAACLLAHLPHNSKLDITVVSVIQGEQSYHRHASDEWVRGFVAKKTAEAEESFETILKMFEGSNATLRHEIRDGHVGQAIVRIAEELDSDLIVIGATGHSELSRILLGSTSDYVATHAHCSVLLVRPTGLIGANRAIRVAVAFDSTQPSRKCLTEFSEVPWGIGTDVMMVTALARFFGIMGEIAPSADAVANAESQVLQASQSVAKVAPKASAHVVQDENFGEGLVRFAEKHKCDIMFIGETKRTALGRSLVGSVSRYILRHAPCSVWVTRQSVAEADTSPHNNDSETTASSR from the coding sequence ATGAAACGCGTGGTCATCGCCACTGACGGGTCTCAAGTTTCACTCGACGCTGCGTGTCTGCTAGCGCACTTGCCCCACAACTCAAAGCTTGACATCACCGTCGTCTCAGTGATCCAAGGAGAGCAGTCGTACCATCGACACGCCTCTGACGAGTGGGTTCGTGGCTTCGTTGCCAAGAAGACGGCGGAGGCGGAGGAAAGCTTTGAAACAATTTTGAAAATGTTCGAAGGCTCCAACGCGACACTCCGGCACGAGATCCGAGACGGTCATGTCGGCCAAGCGATCGTGAGAATCGCCGAGGAACTCGATTCGGATTTGATTGTCATCGGGGCCACCGGACACTCGGAACTCAGTCGGATCTTGTTGGGCAGCACCAGCGACTACGTTGCGACGCACGCGCACTGCAGTGTGCTGCTGGTTCGCCCCACTGGATTGATCGGCGCCAACCGAGCGATCCGAGTCGCAGTCGCCTTCGATAGTACTCAGCCGTCGAGAAAATGCTTGACGGAGTTCAGTGAAGTCCCCTGGGGTATTGGGACGGATGTCATGATGGTGACAGCGCTCGCGAGGTTCTTTGGGATCATGGGCGAAATAGCGCCGAGCGCCGATGCCGTAGCAAACGCGGAGTCTCAAGTCCTGCAGGCAAGCCAGTCGGTTGCGAAGGTCGCACCCAAAGCATCTGCGCATGTGGTGCAAGACGAGAACTTTGGCGAAGGCCTCGTGCGTTTTGCTGAGAAGCACAAGTGCGACATCATGTTTATCGGTGAGACCAAACGCACTGCGTTGGGACGATCGCTCGTCGGCAGCGTTTCTCGCTATATTCTGCGGCACGCTCCGTGCAGCGTTTGGGTCACGCGACAGAGCGTTGCCGAGGCGGACACCAGTCCGCACAATAACGACTCAGAAACGACAGCTTCGTCTCGGTGA
- a CDS encoding universal stress protein: MKRFKKLLVYTGTDQPEDAINHAIALAIENNATLTFMEVVKAMPRALGLMKEIAQPKEIEDLVVEDHRRKLLDRISAYSDIAIPIDVVVSVGDPATEIIREVLRNDHDLVVKSADGFTGAGRFFGSIARSLLRLCPCAVLLLKPALHGEFDNVLAAIDVDATDQSHQSLNESIVELSTQIAKQDNAKLHLVAAWEFLMEKPLRRRAGDAEVDAALEAHDASVRQAAKELLSHHGGEGIQVDLRIERGSASTVIRDSVEKTAADLLVMGTVCRTGVAGFLIGNTAETVLSNVTCSVLALKPQGFVCPIDLDDESEQ; this comes from the coding sequence ATGAAGAGATTTAAAAAACTGCTGGTTTACACTGGAACGGATCAACCCGAGGACGCGATCAATCATGCCATCGCGTTGGCGATCGAGAACAACGCGACATTGACGTTCATGGAGGTGGTCAAAGCGATGCCCCGTGCGTTGGGGTTGATGAAAGAGATTGCGCAGCCGAAAGAGATCGAGGATTTGGTGGTCGAGGATCATCGACGCAAATTGCTTGATCGCATCAGTGCGTACTCTGACATCGCGATCCCCATCGATGTCGTTGTTTCGGTGGGCGACCCTGCGACGGAAATCATCCGAGAGGTACTCAGGAACGATCACGACCTAGTCGTCAAATCAGCCGACGGATTCACCGGCGCAGGGCGATTCTTTGGCAGCATCGCGCGCTCCTTGCTGCGACTGTGTCCGTGTGCCGTCTTGCTGCTGAAGCCTGCGTTGCATGGTGAATTTGACAATGTGCTGGCAGCGATCGATGTGGACGCGACAGACCAATCACACCAATCACTCAATGAGTCCATTGTTGAGCTGTCGACTCAGATCGCCAAGCAAGACAATGCAAAACTGCACTTGGTGGCGGCCTGGGAGTTCTTGATGGAAAAGCCGTTGCGGCGAAGAGCGGGAGACGCGGAAGTCGATGCGGCGTTGGAGGCGCACGACGCGAGTGTTCGTCAGGCCGCGAAAGAGTTGTTGAGCCACCATGGGGGAGAGGGGATCCAGGTCGATTTGCGGATCGAACGAGGTTCCGCTTCTACAGTCATTCGTGACAGTGTTGAAAAAACCGCAGCGGACCTGTTGGTGATGGGAACCGTTTGTCGAACCGGGGTGGCGGGATTCTTGATCGGCAACACGGCCGAGACCGTTCTGTCAAATGTGACCTGCTCCGTTCTAGCACTCAAGCCGCAGGGGTTTGTTTGCCCGATCGATTTGGACGATGAGTCTGAGCAGTGA
- a CDS encoding dihydroorotate dehydrogenase — MSADLTTHYGGLTLRSPVVVGACPLMANEPLRSECIAAGAGAIVLPSLFEEQVSRFNDHRNLDNPPPISPISEVDEQSFGHDAWTYLSFVNRCSVVSAVPVIASINGSHAETWVGFASELEEAGAAAIELNVYHSPQEDFADPRLMEDKVVDAVTAIRKAVLIPVFVKLCRQYTSVPYLVKRLVGQANGVVMFGRQPDVDICLDEVRLKSKWELTPSGVISHSLGMIMQTHKFCPELSIAASGGVGASVDVVRALLAGADVAMVTSAIYREGPAVIHAFLNGLKSFMETQKLGSMSELYSHRPLDFATDDDRARYAEALSSRHPPSDDLAKAQLR; from the coding sequence ATGAGTGCTGACTTGACAACCCACTACGGCGGATTGACGTTGCGGTCACCCGTTGTCGTTGGCGCCTGCCCTCTGATGGCCAACGAACCATTGAGATCTGAGTGCATCGCAGCCGGCGCCGGTGCGATCGTTTTGCCGTCGTTGTTCGAGGAGCAAGTCAGTCGATTCAACGATCACAGAAACCTCGACAATCCGCCACCGATTTCTCCGATCAGCGAGGTGGATGAGCAATCGTTCGGACACGACGCTTGGACTTATCTTTCGTTTGTCAATCGATGCAGTGTCGTTTCGGCGGTCCCCGTGATCGCCAGCATCAATGGTTCCCATGCGGAAACCTGGGTCGGATTTGCAAGTGAGCTGGAGGAAGCGGGCGCGGCGGCGATCGAGCTGAACGTCTATCATTCCCCCCAAGAAGACTTTGCGGATCCGCGATTGATGGAGGACAAAGTCGTTGACGCGGTGACGGCGATTCGAAAGGCAGTGTTGATTCCTGTCTTTGTCAAACTCTGTCGCCAATACACCAGTGTCCCCTACTTGGTGAAACGTTTGGTCGGTCAGGCCAACGGAGTCGTGATGTTCGGCAGGCAACCCGACGTCGACATTTGTCTCGATGAAGTCCGGCTGAAATCGAAATGGGAGCTGACGCCGTCAGGAGTCATTTCACATTCGCTTGGCATGATCATGCAAACTCACAAGTTTTGTCCGGAGCTCTCGATCGCGGCCAGCGGCGGAGTCGGGGCGAGCGTGGATGTTGTCCGGGCGTTGCTGGCCGGTGCGGACGTTGCGATGGTGACGTCGGCAATCTATCGCGAAGGCCCCGCAGTGATTCATGCGTTTCTCAATGGACTGAAATCGTTCATGGAGACGCAGAAACTGGGATCGATGAGTGAGCTCTATTCGCATCGACCCCTTGATTTTGCAACCGACGATGATCGGGCACGCTATGCCGAGGCATTATCATCCCGCCATCCTCCCTCGGACGACTTGGCAAAGGCACAGCTTCGATGA
- a CDS encoding ABC transporter ATP-binding protein: MSQPGERDQPGNCIFHAEGLTKTYEMGEVSVSALRGVDVDLFAGEFIVILGASGSGKSTLLNILGGLDVPTAGTVRFRDHELTGADENELTLYRRQHIGFVFQFYNLISSLTALENVALVADIAENPMEPAEALRLVGLYDRRDHFPSQLSGGEQQRVAIARAIGKRPDVLLCDEPTGALDVKTGTVVLDAIARINQELGTLTAVITHNAAIAEMADRVISLSDGRIADVRRVQTRKQARELVW, from the coding sequence ATGAGCCAGCCCGGCGAGAGGGATCAGCCAGGCAATTGCATCTTTCATGCGGAGGGTTTGACCAAAACCTACGAGATGGGCGAGGTCTCGGTCTCTGCGTTGAGAGGCGTTGATGTCGATCTGTTTGCCGGCGAATTCATCGTCATCCTCGGGGCCTCAGGCAGCGGAAAATCCACTTTGTTAAACATCCTGGGCGGACTGGATGTGCCCACGGCAGGCACGGTTCGATTTCGCGACCATGAGCTAACCGGTGCCGATGAGAACGAACTGACGTTGTATCGACGGCAACACATCGGATTTGTGTTTCAATTCTATAATCTGATTTCTAGCTTGACCGCGTTGGAAAATGTCGCCTTGGTGGCGGACATTGCGGAGAATCCCATGGAGCCTGCCGAAGCGCTGCGGTTGGTCGGTTTGTACGATCGACGCGACCACTTTCCCTCGCAACTCTCCGGTGGCGAACAACAACGAGTGGCCATCGCCCGAGCCATTGGCAAACGCCCCGATGTACTTTTGTGCGATGAACCGACCGGCGCGCTGGATGTGAAAACGGGCACGGTTGTCTTGGACGCCATCGCCAGAATCAATCAAGAACTGGGCACATTAACCGCCGTGATCACACACAATGCGGCGATCGCGGAGATGGCCGATCGAGTGATCAGCCTTTCGGATGGACGCATCGCGGACGTTCGCCGTGTTCAGACGCGAAAGCAGGCTCGCGAGTTGGTTTGGTGA